A window from Bordetella petrii encodes these proteins:
- a CDS encoding phage holin family protein produces the protein MTLILVWILNAVALLAVAYLLPGITVASFGSALIAALVLGLLNMLVKPVLVLLTLPITIVTLGLFLIVLNALLFWLAGSILRGFQVSGFWWAVAGAILYSIISGLLSRLIP, from the coding sequence ATGACCCTGATACTCGTCTGGATCTTGAACGCCGTGGCCCTGCTGGCCGTGGCCTACCTGCTGCCCGGCATTACCGTGGCCAGCTTCGGTTCGGCACTGATTGCCGCGCTGGTGCTGGGCTTGCTGAACATGCTGGTCAAGCCGGTGCTGGTGCTGCTGACGCTGCCCATCACCATTGTCACGCTGGGGCTCTTCCTGATCGTGCTCAATGCGCTGCTGTTCTGGCTGGCCGGCTCGATCCTGCGCGGTTTCCAGGTCAGCGGCTTCTGGTGGGCCGTGGCCGGCGCCATTCTGTACAGCATCATTTCCGGCCTGCTTTCGCGCCTGATCCCCTGA
- a CDS encoding TRAP transporter substrate-binding protein: MRMRFFIAGLCLSTAGITGTALAAEEPIIIKFSHVVATDTPKGKAAEQFKKLAEERTHGRVKVEVYPNSQLYKDKEELEALQLGSVQMLAPSLAKFGPLGVREFEVFDLPYMFDSYDELHKVTEGPVGKQLMAKLDSKGIIGLAFWDNGFKVMTDNKPLREPADFRGQKMRIQSSKVLDAQFRALGAIPQVMAFSEVYQALQTGVVDGTENTPSNVYTQRMNEVQKYLTLSNHGYIGYAVIVNKKFWEGLPSDIRTTLEGAMRDATTYGNEIAKKENDDALEKIKAAGKTEFITLTPEQKADWKKALSKVHKQQESRIGKDLIQAIYQATGNTM, from the coding sequence ATGCGGATGCGATTTTTCATCGCCGGCCTGTGCCTGTCCACTGCCGGCATCACGGGCACGGCCCTGGCCGCCGAAGAGCCCATCATCATCAAGTTCAGCCACGTCGTGGCCACCGACACCCCCAAGGGCAAGGCGGCCGAACAGTTCAAGAAGCTGGCTGAAGAACGCACCCATGGCCGCGTCAAGGTCGAGGTCTACCCCAATAGCCAGCTGTACAAAGACAAAGAAGAGCTTGAAGCCCTGCAGCTGGGCTCGGTGCAGATGCTGGCGCCGTCGCTGGCCAAGTTCGGCCCGCTGGGCGTGCGCGAATTCGAAGTTTTCGACCTGCCCTACATGTTCGACAGCTACGACGAACTGCACAAGGTCACCGAAGGCCCGGTGGGCAAGCAGCTGATGGCCAAGCTCGATTCCAAGGGCATCATCGGCCTGGCCTTCTGGGACAACGGCTTCAAGGTCATGACCGACAACAAGCCGCTGCGCGAGCCGGCCGATTTCCGCGGCCAGAAGATGCGCATCCAGTCGTCCAAGGTGCTGGATGCCCAGTTCCGGGCGCTGGGCGCCATTCCGCAAGTGATGGCGTTCTCCGAGGTCTACCAGGCCCTGCAGACCGGCGTGGTCGACGGCACCGAAAACACGCCGTCCAACGTCTACACGCAGCGCATGAACGAAGTGCAGAAGTACCTGACGCTGTCCAACCATGGCTATATCGGCTATGCGGTGATCGTGAACAAGAAGTTCTGGGAAGGCCTGCCTTCCGATATCCGCACCACGCTCGAAGGCGCCATGCGCGATGCCACCACCTACGGCAACGAAATCGCCAAGAAAGAAAACGACGACGCCCTTGAAAAAATCAAGGCCGCCGGCAAGACCGAGTTCATCACCCTGACGCCCGAACAAAAGGCCGACTGGAAAAAGGCCCTGTCCAAGGTCCACAAGCAGCAGGAAAGCCGCATCGGCAAAGACCTGATCCAGGCCATCTACCAGGCCACCGGCAACACGATGTAA
- the metF gene encoding methylenetetrahydrofolate reductase [NAD(P)H] has protein sequence MTGSSTPALSLEFFPPRDIAAQERLVRAAKQMLAIQPRYVSVTFGAGGSTRAGTADTVRMLQNLGCDAAPHLSCIGATRDNLRDILSAYREQGVRRLVALRGDLPSGMGGDAGELRYAADLVAFIRAETGDAFHIEVAAYPEMHPQAASPAADLNHFVSKVNAGADAAITQYFFNADAYFDFVDRAQGKGVSIPIVPGIMPITNHSQLVRFSEMCGAEIPRWIRLRLAEFGDDKASIRAFGVDVVGELCQTLLDNGAPGLHFYTLNHAEAPLAIWRELDLG, from the coding sequence ATGACTGGATCTTCCACTCCCGCCCTGAGCCTGGAGTTCTTCCCCCCGCGCGACATCGCCGCCCAAGAGCGGCTGGTGCGCGCGGCCAAGCAGATGCTGGCCATCCAGCCGCGCTATGTCAGCGTCACGTTCGGCGCGGGCGGTTCCACCCGCGCCGGCACGGCCGACACGGTGCGCATGCTGCAGAACCTGGGCTGCGACGCCGCCCCGCACTTGTCGTGCATCGGCGCCACGCGCGACAACCTGCGCGACATTCTGTCGGCCTATCGCGAACAGGGCGTGCGGCGCCTGGTGGCGCTGCGCGGCGACCTACCTTCGGGCATGGGCGGCGATGCCGGCGAATTGCGTTACGCGGCCGACCTGGTGGCCTTCATCCGCGCTGAAACGGGCGACGCGTTCCATATCGAAGTGGCCGCCTATCCCGAAATGCATCCGCAGGCCGCCAGCCCGGCCGCCGACCTGAACCACTTCGTGTCCAAGGTCAACGCCGGCGCCGACGCGGCCATCACGCAGTATTTCTTCAACGCCGACGCCTACTTCGACTTCGTCGACCGCGCCCAGGGCAAGGGGGTGTCCATCCCCATCGTGCCGGGCATCATGCCCATCACCAATCATTCGCAGCTGGTGCGGTTCTCTGAAATGTGCGGCGCCGAGATTCCGCGCTGGATCCGCCTGCGGCTGGCCGAATTCGGCGACGACAAGGCATCCATCCGCGCCTTCGGCGTCGACGTGGTGGGCGAACTGTGCCAGACCCTGCTCGACAACGGCGCGCCGGGCCTGCACTTTTACACGCTGAATCACGCCGAAGCGCCGCTGGCGATCTGGCGCGAACTCGATCTGGGGTAA
- a CDS encoding PAS domain S-box protein — protein MLDPSDTDNTYFPHFSRWRRQARQHWRVGLPLAAILLIVAGAVVALLLSRGLEHERREEQMISDTLWAEQALSFEAHRMIESIQVLSRDLDIDTPTDAYVFERRAAELLQRSPEVRLLCRVDAARKLRRCFPRAPAGAAGQAGLWQDVLDRALRLDRPAAMLWAGAPELGTLLVAVPAQGDEPGNALVALLSLPQLLSDTLPWWFAHDNEVTLTDLGGVVLAVRDPGVMGRGVYTHRMETEIAGQQFFLNANSTRGVPRVVPNILTGAVVALSLLLAWCVWALWRDLMRRTRAEAALREQQALRQAMENSLMSGLRARDLDGRIIYANPAFCEMVGYRAEELIGRLPPMPYWAPENAEQSRRRHEQLLARTLSSDAYESVYLRRDGSRLTVLVSEAPLLDGNGRQTGWMASIMDITEQKRAQEFQRLQDERMNHMARLMTMGEMASALAHELNQPLAAINSYCSAASNLLDYADREAAAARDVDGDVHALVSKARIQSERAGQIIGRVHDFVRKADPALAPVALAEVAEELLPLVRLQTTRSGEAVQVQAPAGLPPVLADRVLLEQVLLNLTRNAFDAMAHLPPAARRVLITVEALPDEGPGRQRVAVRDWGHGLIDDARQALEAPFFTTKPQGMGMGLAVCRSALERMRAQLRYEALEVGARFYFDLPACRQKGQA, from the coding sequence ATGTTGGACCCGTCTGACACTGACAATACGTACTTCCCACATTTTTCGCGCTGGCGCCGCCAGGCGCGCCAGCATTGGCGCGTCGGGCTGCCGCTGGCCGCGATCCTGCTGATCGTGGCCGGCGCGGTGGTGGCGCTGCTGCTGTCGCGCGGGCTGGAGCACGAGCGGCGCGAAGAACAGATGATCTCGGACACGCTCTGGGCCGAACAGGCGCTGAGCTTCGAGGCCCACCGCATGATCGAATCGATCCAGGTGCTGTCGCGCGACCTGGACATCGATACGCCCACCGACGCCTACGTATTCGAGCGCCGCGCCGCCGAGCTGCTGCAGCGCAGCCCCGAGGTGCGCCTGCTGTGCCGGGTCGACGCCGCGCGCAAGCTGCGCCGCTGTTTTCCGCGCGCGCCGGCCGGGGCGGCCGGCCAGGCGGGTCTGTGGCAGGATGTGCTGGACCGCGCCCTGCGGCTGGACCGGCCCGCGGCCATGCTGTGGGCCGGCGCGCCCGAGCTGGGCACGCTGCTGGTGGCGGTGCCCGCGCAGGGCGACGAGCCCGGCAATGCCCTGGTGGCCCTGCTGTCGCTGCCGCAGTTGCTCAGCGACACCCTGCCCTGGTGGTTCGCGCACGACAACGAAGTCACCCTGACCGATCTCGGCGGCGTGGTGCTGGCGGTGCGCGACCCCGGCGTCATGGGGCGCGGCGTGTACACCCACCGCATGGAAACCGAGATCGCCGGGCAGCAGTTTTTTCTGAACGCCAACAGTACGCGCGGCGTGCCGCGCGTGGTGCCCAACATTCTGACCGGCGCGGTGGTGGCGCTGTCGCTGCTGCTGGCCTGGTGCGTGTGGGCGCTGTGGCGCGACCTGATGCGGCGCACCCGCGCCGAAGCGGCCCTGCGCGAACAGCAGGCGCTGCGCCAGGCCATGGAAAATTCCCTGATGTCGGGCCTGCGCGCGCGCGATCTGGACGGGCGCATCATCTATGCCAACCCGGCTTTCTGTGAAATGGTGGGCTACCGGGCCGAAGAGCTGATCGGCCGGCTGCCGCCCATGCCCTACTGGGCGCCCGAAAACGCCGAGCAGTCGCGCCGCCGCCACGAGCAGCTGCTGGCCCGCACTCTGTCGTCCGACGCGTACGAGTCGGTGTACCTTCGGCGCGACGGCTCGCGCCTGACGGTACTGGTCAGCGAAGCGCCGCTGCTCGACGGCAACGGCCGCCAGACGGGCTGGATGGCTTCCATCATGGACATCACCGAACAGAAGCGGGCGCAGGAATTCCAGCGCCTGCAAGACGAGCGCATGAACCACATGGCGCGCCTGATGACCATGGGCGAAATGGCCTCGGCCCTGGCGCACGAACTGAACCAGCCGCTGGCCGCCATCAACAGCTATTGTTCGGCGGCTTCCAACCTGCTGGACTACGCCGACCGCGAGGCGGCCGCCGCCCGCGACGTGGACGGCGATGTGCATGCGCTGGTGTCGAAGGCGCGCATCCAGTCCGAGCGGGCCGGCCAGATCATCGGCCGGGTGCATGATTTCGTGCGCAAGGCCGACCCGGCGCTGGCGCCGGTGGCGCTGGCCGAAGTGGCCGAAGAGCTGCTGCCGCTGGTGCGGCTGCAGACCACCCGCAGCGGCGAGGCGGTGCAGGTGCAGGCGCCGGCGGGCCTGCCGCCCGTGCTGGCCGACCGGGTCTTGCTGGAACAGGTGCTATTGAACCTGACCCGCAACGCCTTCGACGCCATGGCGCACCTGCCGCCCGCCGCCCGGCGCGTGCTGATCACCGTCGAGGCCCTGCCGGACGAAGGCCCCGGCCGCCAGCGCGTGGCGGTGCGCGACTGGGGCCATGGCCTGATCGACGACGCCCGCCAGGCGCTCGAGGCGCCGTTCTTCACCACCAAGCCGCAGGGCATGGGCATGGGGCTGGCGGTGTGCCGTTCCGCGCTGGAGCGCATGCGCGCGCAACTGCGCTACGAAGCGCTGGAGGTGGGCGCGCGGTTCTACTTCGATTTGCCGGCCTGCAGGCAGAAGGGGCAAGCATGA
- a CDS encoding TRAP transporter large permease codes for MSATSPLLVPAQGSPRTTRIIFIILALVLGGLLFAFGKTAFIFCLLIVLLLTGMPVSIALGLTVLTYLFTMTDVPTQSVAMKLFTGIENFEIMAIPFFILAGGFLTHGGVARRMINFATSIVGHLHGGLGLAGVLACALFAAISGSSPATVMAIGSIILPAMVRQGFPNRFGAGIITTSGSLGILIPPSIVMVLYSVSTNTSVGDLFIAGVVPGILLALLLGFVTWFIARRNNYPRFREFEQHGTAAATAHALWGLLLCVLFTTVPAAVLIGLLYAVLSYAAPDVADGIGLFGVIISLVWLYAAYRLGRGFRHPVLLRFEAQRVWSTYWESVWGLLLIVVVMGGIYAGVFTPTEAAAMSAVYAFFVSVFVYRDMPLKKIPKVLLDSASMSAMLLYIITNAVLFSFLMTSENIPQLMASWILAQGLGPIAFLLVVNVLLLLAGNVMEPSSIVLIMAPILFPVAQKLGIDPIHFGILIVINMEVGMCHPPVGLNLYVASGITRMGITELTVAVAPWLLSMIGFMLLITYVPEITLWLPNLLR; via the coding sequence ATGAGCGCCACTTCGCCCCTGTTGGTGCCCGCCCAGGGCAGCCCGCGCACCACGCGCATCATCTTCATCATCCTGGCACTGGTGCTGGGCGGCCTGCTGTTCGCGTTCGGCAAGACGGCCTTCATCTTCTGCCTGCTGATCGTGCTGCTGCTCACCGGCATGCCCGTGTCGATCGCGCTGGGCCTGACGGTGCTGACGTACCTGTTCACCATGACCGACGTGCCCACGCAGTCGGTGGCCATGAAGCTGTTCACGGGCATCGAGAACTTCGAGATCATGGCGATCCCGTTCTTCATCCTGGCCGGCGGCTTCCTGACCCACGGCGGGGTGGCGCGCCGCATGATCAACTTCGCCACCAGCATCGTCGGCCACCTGCATGGCGGCCTGGGGCTGGCCGGCGTGCTGGCCTGCGCGCTGTTCGCGGCGATCTCGGGCTCCAGCCCGGCCACGGTGATGGCCATCGGCTCGATCATCCTGCCGGCCATGGTGCGCCAGGGCTTCCCCAACCGCTTCGGCGCCGGCATCATCACCACCTCGGGCTCGCTGGGCATCCTGATCCCGCCGTCGATCGTGATGGTGCTGTATTCGGTGTCCACCAACACCTCGGTGGGCGATCTGTTCATCGCCGGCGTGGTGCCCGGCATTCTGCTGGCGCTGCTGCTCGGCTTCGTCACCTGGTTCATCGCGCGGCGCAACAACTACCCGCGCTTCCGCGAGTTCGAACAGCACGGCACGGCCGCCGCCACCGCGCATGCGCTGTGGGGCCTGCTGCTGTGCGTGCTGTTCACCACCGTGCCGGCCGCCGTGCTGATCGGGCTGCTGTATGCCGTGCTGTCTTACGCGGCGCCCGACGTCGCCGACGGCATCGGCCTGTTCGGCGTGATCATCTCGCTGGTGTGGCTGTACGCGGCCTACCGGCTGGGCCGCGGTTTCAGGCACCCCGTGCTGCTGCGCTTCGAGGCCCAGCGCGTCTGGAGCACGTACTGGGAAAGCGTGTGGGGCCTGCTGCTGATCGTGGTGGTGATGGGCGGCATCTATGCGGGGGTGTTCACGCCCACCGAAGCCGCCGCCATGAGCGCCGTGTACGCGTTCTTCGTGTCGGTATTCGTGTACCGCGACATGCCCCTGAAGAAGATCCCCAAGGTGCTGCTGGATTCGGCCAGCATGAGCGCCATGCTGCTGTACATCATCACCAACGCGGTGCTGTTCTCGTTCCTGATGACGTCCGAGAACATTCCGCAGCTGATGGCCAGCTGGATCCTGGCGCAGGGGCTGGGGCCGATCGCCTTCCTGCTGGTGGTCAACGTGCTGCTGCTGTTGGCCGGCAACGTGATGGAGCCCTCTTCCATCGTGCTGATCATGGCGCCCATTCTGTTCCCGGTGGCGCAGAAGCTGGGCATCGATCCCATCCACTTCGGCATCCTGATCGTGATCAACATGGAAGTGGGGATGTGCCACCCGCCGGTGGGCCTGAACCTCTACGTGGCCAGCGGCATCACGCGCATGGGCATCACCGAGCTCACCGTGGCCGTGGCTCCCTGGCTGCTGTCGATGATCGGCTTCATGCTGCTGATCACCTACGTGCCCGAAATCACGCTGTGGTTGCCGAACCTGCTGCGGTAG
- a CDS encoding proteasome-type protease, which produces MTYCVAACLDAGLVFLSDSRTNAGVDQVSVARKLNVFEQPGDRVMVLLTSGNLAISQAVVNLLAQLDSDSPDSLWSAPDMYEAARRVGEAVRRVHDRDAEALSEHGVDFNINLIFGGQIGAERSRLFQIYSAGNFIESSPDVPYVQIGEAKYGKPILDRVLRPDTSLDEAAKCALISMDSTLRSNISVGLPLDMLVYDSGALCVTHFAHIDEDNEYFRMIRKTWGERLRQVFAEIADPTWTEAQATGSLAAAGRLHQPHRLTPGGNTADPAPLQVLAQDPGRSQAS; this is translated from the coding sequence ATGACTTACTGTGTTGCCGCCTGCCTGGACGCGGGCCTGGTTTTTCTGTCCGACTCGCGCACCAATGCGGGCGTCGACCAGGTCAGCGTTGCCCGCAAGCTCAATGTCTTCGAACAGCCGGGCGACCGCGTCATGGTGCTGCTGACCTCGGGCAACCTGGCCATCAGCCAGGCCGTGGTGAACCTGCTGGCCCAGCTGGACAGCGACAGCCCCGACTCGCTGTGGTCCGCGCCCGACATGTACGAGGCCGCGCGCCGCGTGGGCGAGGCCGTGCGGCGCGTGCACGACCGCGACGCCGAAGCCCTGAGCGAGCATGGCGTCGACTTCAACATCAACCTGATCTTCGGCGGACAGATCGGCGCCGAACGCAGCCGGCTGTTCCAGATCTATTCGGCCGGCAACTTCATCGAGTCCAGCCCCGACGTGCCTTATGTGCAGATCGGCGAGGCCAAGTACGGCAAGCCCATTCTCGACCGCGTGCTGCGCCCCGACACCTCGCTGGACGAAGCCGCCAAGTGCGCGCTGATCTCGATGGACTCGACCCTGCGCTCGAACATTTCCGTGGGGCTGCCGCTGGACATGCTGGTGTACGACAGCGGCGCGCTGTGCGTCACGCACTTCGCGCACATCGACGAAGACAACGAATACTTCCGCATGATCCGCAAGACCTGGGGCGAACGCCTGCGCCAGGTGTTCGCCGAGATCGCCGACCCCACCTGGACCGAAGCCCAGGCCACCGGCTCGCTGGCCGCGGCCGGCCGCCTGCACCAGCCGCACCGGCTGACGCCCGGCGGCAACACCGCCGACCCCGCGCCGCTGCAAGTGCTGGCGCAAGACCCGGGACGCTCGCAGGCCAGTTGA
- the ahcY gene encoding adenosylhomocysteinase, with protein sequence MNAVSDQAVADYHVADMSLAAWGRRELAIAETEMPGLMAIREEFAASQPLKGARIAGSLHMTIQTGVLIETLVALGAEVRWASCNIFSTQDHAAAAIAATGTPVFAVKGETLEEYWQYTHRIFEWPEGRHANMILDDGGDATLLLHLGARAEQDASVLAKPGSEEERVLFAAIKQTLARDPKWYSTRLAQIKGVTEETTTGVHRLYQMAQKGELAFAAINVNDSVTKSKFDNLYGCRESLVDGIKRATDVMVAGKVAVVAGYGDVGKGCAQALAALRAQVWVTEIDPICALQAAMEGYKVVTMEEAAAHADIFVTATGNYHVITREHMQAMKDQAIVCNIGHFDNEIDVAALDDCQWEEIKPQVDHVVFPDGKRIILLAKGRLVNLGCATGHPSFVMSSSFANQTIAQIELYTRNDAYTRGQVYVLPKRLDEKVARLHLKKLGVKLTSLRQDQADYISVPVEGPYKPDHYRY encoded by the coding sequence ATGAACGCCGTATCCGACCAAGCCGTTGCCGATTACCACGTTGCCGACATGTCGCTGGCCGCCTGGGGCCGCCGCGAATTGGCCATCGCCGAAACCGAGATGCCGGGCCTGATGGCCATCCGCGAAGAGTTCGCGGCCAGCCAGCCGCTGAAGGGCGCCCGCATTGCCGGCAGCCTGCACATGACCATCCAGACCGGCGTGCTGATCGAGACGCTGGTGGCGCTGGGCGCCGAAGTGCGCTGGGCCTCGTGCAACATCTTCTCGACGCAAGACCACGCCGCCGCCGCCATTGCCGCCACCGGCACGCCGGTGTTCGCCGTCAAGGGCGAGACCCTGGAAGAGTACTGGCAGTACACGCACCGCATTTTCGAATGGCCCGAAGGCCGCCACGCCAACATGATCCTGGACGACGGCGGCGATGCCACGCTGCTGCTGCACCTGGGCGCCCGCGCCGAGCAGGACGCCTCGGTGCTGGCCAAGCCGGGCAGCGAAGAAGAGCGCGTGCTGTTCGCCGCCATCAAGCAGACCCTGGCGCGCGACCCCAAGTGGTATTCGACCCGCCTGGCGCAGATCAAGGGCGTAACCGAAGAAACCACCACCGGCGTGCACCGCCTGTACCAGATGGCGCAAAAGGGCGAACTGGCCTTCGCCGCCATCAACGTCAACGACTCGGTCACGAAGTCCAAGTTCGACAACCTGTACGGCTGCCGCGAATCGCTGGTCGACGGCATCAAGCGCGCCACCGACGTCATGGTGGCCGGCAAGGTCGCCGTGGTGGCCGGCTACGGCGACGTGGGCAAGGGTTGCGCCCAGGCGCTGGCTGCGCTGCGCGCCCAGGTGTGGGTCACCGAAATCGACCCGATCTGCGCGCTGCAGGCCGCCATGGAAGGCTACAAGGTCGTCACCATGGAAGAAGCCGCCGCCCATGCCGACATCTTCGTCACCGCCACCGGCAACTACCACGTCATCACCCGCGAGCACATGCAGGCCATGAAAGACCAGGCCATCGTCTGCAACATCGGGCACTTCGACAACGAAATCGACGTGGCCGCGCTGGACGACTGCCAATGGGAAGAAATCAAGCCGCAGGTCGACCACGTGGTGTTCCCCGACGGCAAGCGCATCATCCTGCTGGCCAAGGGCCGGCTGGTGAACCTGGGCTGCGCCACCGGGCACCCCTCGTTCGTGATGTCGTCGTCGTTCGCCAACCAGACCATTGCGCAGATCGAGCTGTACACCCGCAACGACGCGTACACGCGCGGCCAGGTCTATGTGCTGCCCAAGCGCCTGGACGAGAAAGTGGCGCGCCTGCACCTGAAGAAGCTGGGCGTCAAGCTGACCTCGCTGCGCCAGGACCAGGCCGACTACATCAGCGTGCCGGTCGAAGGCCCGTACAAGCCGGATCACTACCGCTACTGA
- a CDS encoding TRAP transporter small permease, with amino-acid sequence MKLLDHLEEWLISFLMGAATLIVFLAVLHRYASGVNLPALQDWLLSMDVSWAQELCIYMFVWMAKFGAAYGVRTGIHVGVDVMINRLRPETRKVYIVAGLLAGALFTGVVGTLGAQFVWALSQTTQVSPDLEVPRWIVFLCVPLGSYLMCFRFLQVCVHFLKHGDLPKHDHSQVEGLDEPDANAPGAHA; translated from the coding sequence ATGAAACTGCTCGATCACCTGGAAGAATGGCTGATCAGCTTCCTGATGGGAGCTGCCACGCTGATCGTCTTCCTGGCGGTGCTGCACCGCTACGCCTCCGGCGTCAACCTGCCCGCCCTGCAAGACTGGCTGCTGTCCATGGACGTCAGCTGGGCCCAGGAACTGTGCATCTACATGTTCGTCTGGATGGCGAAATTCGGCGCCGCCTACGGCGTGCGCACCGGCATCCACGTTGGCGTGGACGTCATGATCAACCGCCTGCGGCCCGAAACGCGCAAGGTGTACATCGTGGCGGGCCTGCTGGCCGGCGCGCTGTTCACCGGCGTGGTGGGCACGCTGGGCGCCCAGTTCGTGTGGGCCCTGTCACAAACCACCCAGGTTTCGCCCGACCTGGAAGTGCCGCGCTGGATCGTCTTCCTGTGCGTGCCGCTGGGCTCGTACCTGATGTGCTTCCGCTTCCTGCAAGTGTGCGTGCACTTCCTGAAGCACGGCGACCTGCCCAAGCACGACCATTCCCAGGTCGAGGGCCTGGACGAACCCGACGCCAACGCACCCGGAGCCCACGCATGA
- a CDS encoding Bug family tripartite tricarboxylate transporter substrate binding protein produces MRKLHHYLASAACGLALLGAAGAAQAAWPERPITLVVPFPPGGTTDMVGRPLAQALSQRLGQPVIVDNRSGAGGTIGAADAARAKGDGYTLFLATIAHTIAPSTYEHLTYDFQKDFAPITTIASSPNILIVNKKLPVKSVQDLLKYAKAHPGELNFGSAGIGSTEHLAGELFKRMAHIDIQHVPYKGGAPMMSDLMGGQIQMALETSGSAMAQVRAKTVTALGVSSPKPSPYFAGIPAIDESGVPGYTFETWYGLMAPAGTPADVQAKLYQTTVEALKSPEMQQVLKTIGAQAGGEPPAEFGKFIASQTKKWHDILKGG; encoded by the coding sequence ATGCGCAAGTTACATCATTACCTGGCCAGCGCCGCCTGCGGGCTGGCCCTGCTGGGCGCCGCCGGCGCGGCCCAGGCGGCATGGCCCGAGCGGCCCATTACCCTGGTGGTGCCGTTTCCGCCGGGCGGCACCACTGACATGGTGGGCCGGCCGCTGGCGCAGGCCCTGTCGCAGCGGCTGGGCCAGCCGGTCATCGTGGACAACCGCTCGGGCGCGGGCGGCACCATCGGGGCGGCCGACGCGGCCCGCGCCAAGGGCGACGGCTATACGCTGTTCCTGGCCACCATCGCCCACACGATCGCGCCGTCCACCTACGAACACCTGACCTACGACTTCCAGAAAGACTTCGCGCCGATCACCACCATCGCGTCGTCCCCCAACATCCTGATCGTGAACAAGAAGCTGCCGGTGAAGTCGGTACAAGACCTGCTGAAGTACGCCAAGGCGCATCCCGGCGAACTGAATTTCGGCTCGGCCGGCATCGGCAGCACCGAGCACCTGGCGGGCGAATTGTTCAAGCGCATGGCGCACATCGACATCCAGCACGTGCCCTACAAGGGCGGCGCGCCCATGATGTCCGACCTGATGGGCGGGCAGATCCAGATGGCGCTGGAAACCAGCGGCTCGGCGATGGCGCAGGTGCGGGCCAAGACCGTGACGGCGCTGGGCGTCAGCAGCCCCAAGCCCAGCCCTTACTTTGCCGGCATCCCGGCCATCGACGAATCCGGCGTGCCGGGCTACACCTTCGAAACCTGGTACGGCCTGATGGCGCCCGCCGGCACTCCGGCCGACGTGCAGGCCAAGCTGTACCAGACCACGGTCGAAGCGCTGAAATCGCCCGAAATGCAGCAGGTATTGAAAACCATCGGCGCCCAGGCCGGCGGCGAACCCCCGGCCGAATTCGGCAAGTTCATCGCCAGCCAGACCAAGAAGTGGCATGACATCCTGAAGGGCGGCTAG
- a CDS encoding response regulator transcription factor has translation MKKIYLVDDDEVVRDALDALFRSRGLSLNSYAGGGEFLREWDAAGLAREPACLLLDVRMAGMSGLELFETLKERGLAPHHAVIFLTGHGDIPMAVEALRGGAYYFLEKPYSGNQLVDRVLESLAHVDAASAAPGRAAAALDVLTPRERDIASHIVAGHTNREIADALNISVRTVEVHRARLFAKLEVKSAVGLAQLWTQQAGPEATP, from the coding sequence ATGAAAAAAATCTACCTGGTCGACGATGACGAAGTCGTGCGCGATGCGCTGGATGCCTTGTTCCGGTCGCGCGGGCTCAGCCTGAACAGCTATGCCGGGGGCGGCGAGTTCCTGCGCGAGTGGGATGCCGCGGGCCTGGCCCGCGAGCCCGCCTGCCTGCTGCTGGATGTGCGCATGGCCGGCATGAGCGGCCTGGAGCTGTTCGAAACCCTGAAAGAGCGCGGCCTGGCCCCGCACCATGCCGTGATCTTCCTGACCGGCCACGGCGACATTCCCATGGCGGTCGAGGCCCTGCGCGGCGGCGCCTACTATTTTCTGGAAAAACCGTATTCCGGCAACCAACTGGTCGACCGCGTGCTCGAAAGCCTGGCGCATGTCGACGCGGCAAGCGCCGCGCCCGGACGCGCCGCCGCCGCGCTCGATGTGCTGACCCCGCGCGAGCGCGACATCGCCAGCCACATCGTGGCCGGCCACACCAACCGCGAAATCGCCGACGCCTTGAACATCAGCGTGCGCACCGTGGAAGTGCACCGTGCCCGGCTGTTCGCCAAGCTCGAAGTCAAGAGCGCGGTCGGGCTGGCCCAGCTCTGGACGCAGCAGGCCGGGCCCGAAGCCACGCCTTAG